In one Buteo buteo chromosome 10, bButBut1.hap1.1, whole genome shotgun sequence genomic region, the following are encoded:
- the LMO4 gene encoding LIM domain transcription factor LMO4 isoform X1 has protein sequence MVNPGGSSQPPPVTAGSLSWKRCAGCGGKIADRFLLYAMDSYWHSRCLKCSCCQAQLGDIGTSCYTKSGMILCRNDYIRLFGNSGACSACGQSIPASELVMRAQGNVYHLKCFTCSTCRNRLVPGDRFHYINGSLFCEHDRPTALINGHLNSLQSNPLLPDQKILLLDL, from the exons ATGGTGAACCCCGGCGGCAGCTCGCAGCCGCCCCCGGTGACGGCGGGCTCCCTCTCGTGGAAGAGGTGCgccggctgcggggggaagATCGCCGACCGCTTCCTGCTCTACGCCATGGACAGCTACTGGCACAGCCGCTGCCTCAAgtgctcctgctgccaggccCAGCTGGGGGACATCGGCACCTCCTGCTACACCAAGAGCGGCATGATCCTCTGCAGAAACGACTACATCAG GTTATTTGGAAATAGTGGTGCTTGCAGTGCCTGTGGACAGTCCATTCCTGCCAGTGAGCTGGTCATGAGGGCACAGGGCAACGTCTATCATCTTAag tgttttacatGCTCTACCTGCCGGAATCGCCTGGTCCCTGGAGATCGGTTTCACTACATCAATGGCAGTTTATTTTGTGAACATGATAGACCTACAGCTCTCATCAATGGCCATTTGAATTCACTTCAGAGTAATCCACTACTGCCAGACCAGAAG attctaCTTCTTGACCTCTAG
- the LMO4 gene encoding LIM domain transcription factor LMO4 isoform X2, which produces MVNPGGSSQPPPVTAGSLSWKRCAGCGGKIADRFLLYAMDSYWHSRCLKCSCCQAQLGDIGTSCYTKSGMILCRNDYIRLFGNSGACSACGQSIPASELVMRAQGNVYHLKCFTCSTCRNRLVPGDRFHYINGSLFCEHDRPTALINGHLNSLQSNPLLPDQKVC; this is translated from the exons ATGGTGAACCCCGGCGGCAGCTCGCAGCCGCCCCCGGTGACGGCGGGCTCCCTCTCGTGGAAGAGGTGCgccggctgcggggggaagATCGCCGACCGCTTCCTGCTCTACGCCATGGACAGCTACTGGCACAGCCGCTGCCTCAAgtgctcctgctgccaggccCAGCTGGGGGACATCGGCACCTCCTGCTACACCAAGAGCGGCATGATCCTCTGCAGAAACGACTACATCAG GTTATTTGGAAATAGTGGTGCTTGCAGTGCCTGTGGACAGTCCATTCCTGCCAGTGAGCTGGTCATGAGGGCACAGGGCAACGTCTATCATCTTAag tgttttacatGCTCTACCTGCCGGAATCGCCTGGTCCCTGGAGATCGGTTTCACTACATCAATGGCAGTTTATTTTGTGAACATGATAGACCTACAGCTCTCATCAATGGCCATTTGAATTCACTTCAGAGTAATCCACTACTGCCAGACCAGAAG gTCTGCTAA